A segment of the Agromyces sp. H17E-10 genome:
CGCTGCATGATGACCTGCTTGGCCGCGAAGGCCGCGATGCGACCGAAGTCGTTCGGGGTGTCGTCGGCCTCGCCGATGACGTTGCCCTCGTCGTCGACCTCGGGCACGAAGATCGTCACGTGCCCCGTCTTGCGGTCGAGTTCGGCACGGGCGCCGTTCGGGTTCGAATGCCCGTGCTGGTTCGGGTTCTGGTGCTTGAGGTAGGCCATCAGGATCGCCTGCTCGATGATCTGCACCAGTTCGTCGAACGGGATCTCTTTCTCGCGCTCCACCATGCGAAGCATGCTGAGGTCGATATCCATCGCCGGCCTCCTCTATTCAGCTCTCAGGCCGCTACCCCTCGGAGCGGACATTCAAGCGTATCGGATGCCGCGAGCGAGCGTCACCCGCGGCTCGGGCATTTTCGCGTCAATTGGTATTGACATGGAATCGCGATTCGGCGTTAATGGACGTTGAGATGAAAGAGAAGCGCAGTTACACCATGCGGGCCCGCGCCGACGGGGCCGCGCAGACCCGCAGCAGCATCCTCGAGGCGACCATCGCGCTCGCGGGCGAGCTGCCCCTGGCCGCCTGCACCCTGCCCGCCGTCGCCGAACGCGCGGGCGTCTCGGTGCAGACCGTGCTCCGCATCTTCGGCTCGCGCGACGGGCTGTTCTCGGCCGCCGAAGCCCACGGCCGGGCCGACGTGCTCGCCGAACGGCCCGCCGACCCCGACGATGTGCCCGGCTCGATCGACGTCCTGCTCGACCACTACGAGCGACGCGGCGACGGCACGCTGCTGCTGCTCGGGCAGGAGGCGTGGGAGCCCGTCGCCATGCGCGTCACGACGGCGGGCCGCGCGCTGCACCGTGACTGGGTCGAGCGCACCTTCGCCCGAGCCCTCGAGGCGTGCGCCCCGGCCGACCGCGACGAGACCGTCGACCTGCTCGTCGCCGCGACCGACCTCTTCACCTGGAAGCTCTGGCGACGCGACCGCGGCCTCGGTCGCACCGATGTCCGCCGCCGCATGCTCCGGCTCGTCGACGCCGTCGTCGAGCGCATCTGAAACCCGACCCGAGGAGGCACCGGCATGGGCACCTTCGCCATCGTCACCGTCGATGCGGGCGGCAACGTGCCGCCCGCGCTCACGATCGCCGCCGAGCTCGCGCGACGCGGCCACACCGCGCACGTGCTCGCCCACGAGCGACTGCGGGAGCGAGTGACGGCCGCCGGACTGCCGTTCGTCGAGCTCGAGTCGTTGCGCGACTGGACCGCCGTCGAGCCGCACGGTGCGGTCGGGATGCTGCGCGCCTACACGCGGCTCGCCTCCTCCCCCGCCGTCGAACGCGAAGTCGGCGAGCGCCTCGCCGGGCTCGGGGCCGACGCCTCGCTCGTCGACTGCCTCATGGCGGGTTGCGGTCGTGCGTCACGGGCGGCCGGCGTGCCCGACGTCGTGCTGTTCCACACGCTCCTCGCGTACTGGCTGGGCGGGTACGCCCGCGGCCCCGTCGGCGCCGTCGCCGGGCTGCGCGGAACGGCACCGTCGCGAGCGTGGCGGGCCGCCGCGGCACGCATCGTCGCGAGCGACGCGGCACTCGACCCCGCCGCACGCTCCGGGCACGAGGCATCCGCATTCGACTGGACGGGGGCCGTGGAGACGGGCCGTCCTGCCGAACGCGACCCCGCACGGCCGCCGCTCGTCGTCGCGAGTCTCAGCAGCACCTGGCTGCCGGGGCAGTCCGCCGCGTACCAGCGCATCGCGACGGCGCTCGGCGCGCTGCCGGTCCGCGGTCTCATCACGCTCGGCGGGCTCGAGCTCGACCGGCCGCTCGACCTGCCGTCGAACGTCGAACTCGTCGACCGCGCCGACCACGGCGAGGTGCTGTCGCGGACCGCGGTGCTGATCGGGCACGGCGGACACTCGACGACCCTCCGCGCCCTCGCGCACGATGTGCCGGTCGTCGCCCTGCCGATGCACCCGTTCGTCGACCAGCCGATGGTGGCATCGGCCGTCGAGGCCGCCGGCGCCGGCATCCGGCTGCCGAAGACCGCGAGCGCCGATCGCATCGCGGGCGCGGTGACACGCGCACTCACCGACGAGGCGATGCGAGCGGCGGCCGCCGGAATCGGCGCGCGGATCCGCAGCGTCGATGCCGCGGCCGCCGCGTGCACGTTGCTCGAGCGGGTCGCCGCGGCTCGCGCCCGCGCGCACTGATCCCGAACGACACGGATGCCGCGCGGCCCCCACCGCGCGGCATCCGCCTCTCACGTCGCACCCCCCAGCGCGACGGGACCGGCGCGGGTCAGCCGCGCCAGACCTGCACGACCGACGGCCTCGGCGCGGCGACCGCGCCGGCGGCCGTCGAGCCGTAGTCGGGGAACAGCGAACTCGGCGCCGCGAACGAGCCCTCCTCGCCGGGGTGCTGCACCGCGACGAACACGACGCCCTCCTCGGCGCGCACCACGGGGCCGCAGGTCTCCGCCTCCCGCGGCACCGAGAGGAACTGCTGCACGTGCCCGCGCTCGGGCCCCTCGAGCGGCACCTTGAAGAGGCCGTCGTTCCTGCGGATCGTCGACGGCGCGCCGTCGGTCGAGATCCACAGGTTGCCCTCGGTGTCGAACGCGACGTTGTCGGGGCACGAGATCGGCGAGACCTGGTCCTTCGGGTAGCCCGCGAAGTACGTCTGCGTGATCGAGGCGGGGTCGCCGCAGAGCAGCAGGATGCTCCAGGCGAAGCGCTCGCCCGACTGGCCCGCGACCTCGGTCAGCTCGATGACGTGGCCGTCGCGGTTCGTGGCCCGCGGGTTCGGCTCGTCGACCGGAGGCTTGCCCGCCGTGCCGCGCTGGGTGTTGTTCGTGCACGCGATGTAGACCCGGCCGCTGGTCGGGTGCGGCTCGACGTCCTCGCAGCGGTCCATCTTCGTCGCGCCGACGAGATCGGCGGCCAGTCGCGTGTTGACGAGCACCTCCTCGAGCGACATGCCGGGCACGACGCTCTCGCCCTTGCGGGTGAGGGCGATCCACCGGCCCGAGCCGTCGAACGCGCCGTCAGCGGGCAGCTTGCCGGTGCCGTCGATCTCGGCGGCCGGCGAGTTGCCGCTGAACCGGGCGAC
Coding sequences within it:
- a CDS encoding TetR/AcrR family transcriptional regulator, whose amino-acid sequence is MKEKRSYTMRARADGAAQTRSSILEATIALAGELPLAACTLPAVAERAGVSVQTVLRIFGSRDGLFSAAEAHGRADVLAERPADPDDVPGSIDVLLDHYERRGDGTLLLLGQEAWEPVAMRVTTAGRALHRDWVERTFARALEACAPADRDETVDLLVAATDLFTWKLWRRDRGLGRTDVRRRMLRLVDAVVERI
- a CDS encoding glycosyltransferase, with amino-acid sequence MGTFAIVTVDAGGNVPPALTIAAELARRGHTAHVLAHERLRERVTAAGLPFVELESLRDWTAVEPHGAVGMLRAYTRLASSPAVEREVGERLAGLGADASLVDCLMAGCGRASRAAGVPDVVLFHTLLAYWLGGYARGPVGAVAGLRGTAPSRAWRAAAARIVASDAALDPAARSGHEASAFDWTGAVETGRPAERDPARPPLVVASLSSTWLPGQSAAYQRIATALGALPVRGLITLGGLELDRPLDLPSNVELVDRADHGEVLSRTAVLIGHGGHSTTLRALAHDVPVVALPMHPFVDQPMVASAVEAAGAGIRLPKTASADRIAGAVTRALTDEAMRAAAAGIGARIRSVDAAAAACTLLERVAAARARAH